The sequence tttaatttcaaataatatatattttatgcacATACAATGTATGTACTCCGTGTACTAGTGTCTATTAGATATGTGAGACAATGTCATTGGAGTTATGATTTTGAAAATGATGGTTAACCGataatcattttaaaaaaatattagttgatttatctttattttttttaaaatcaaataatatttatcttaaaataatgattttttttaaaaaaccaatgGTTATCTAGTCAAGAATCATTTTCAAAATAACAAAACTCCCAAGTCTCATATATTTGATACATGGATATTCTATCCATAAAACGAATCAATTCCTATCTTTCGTGAAAACTAATACTTTGaacatgaaaataatatttttaatgggtTTGATCGGATAAgagatatatttaatatattataatacatAAACTTatagaaaaatcatatttggTCATTTTAATGTATTAACAAATTTACCATTTATCATTTTTCTAATATGTTTAATAATGAaggttcaaaaaaataaattttttattcaaaaaattttcatatttttttccaCTATCCTCATTATCCAACCACTATCACattattttaacatttaaaaaaaattataattaaattcaactttataaaataatatttaatttcaaataatatatattttatgcacATGCAATGTATATACTCCGTGTACTAGTGTCTATTAGATATGTGAGACAATGTCATTGGAGTTATGATTTTGAAAATGATGGTTAACTgataatcattttttaaaaatatattagttgatttatcttaattttttttaaaatcaaataatatttatcttaaaataatgatttttttaaaaaaccaaatgGTTATCTAGCCAAGAATCATTTTCAAAATAACAAAACTTCAGGTACTGTCTCATATATTTGATACATGGATGTTCTATCCGATCCaacatattaaatattaattttttttaaaaaaaattactaatagtttttaaaataaagatttttttaaaaaataaatggtTTTCCCATGAACAATCATTTTCAAAATCACAAAAACTCCGATGATATTGTCTCACATATTTGATAGACGGATCTCCTATTCGATCTAACccatcaaaaaaattatttatttttttaaatcaactAATATTTGATAGataaactaatatttttaaaataaatattttttttaaaaaaatggttaTTGCGTTACAATAATTTTCAATATCACAAAATATACTGTCTCACATATCTGATAGACGGATCTTCTATTCGATCCAACTCacgaaaaatattaattttttatgttataaatattagttttcACGGTAGATATGAATCGAATTGATTCATTTTACGGATAAAGACAATGAGAACTTTTCAAATTAGATATCCAttctttgaaaatttatttgtttttcgaATTAGTGAAACTAATttgtttgatatgtttgatgACTGACCTCAAATATCATTTTACTATATGTTTGGCTAAGCTTATTagaaacaacttataagttgcaggagcttataagctgttttatgagcttataagctgttaggtcttattttaaaaataagttgttaaagtgtttggatgaatttattttaaacaacttaatgATATTGATGTGTTTCGTATTATAAGATCTTCTTAGTGTTAAAATTACGAAAATGGTATAATAACATGAAGGATAAGAAACACACTAGAAGACTTTATTTTATAACACTTTGTAACAACCCACTTTAACTTTAGGACTTATTTACTGCCTAAATCGGAACTCTTAGATAACCACAAGGATAAGACAACAAGACTTatcaacaaaacaccatacaatATTAACCAATGTTTGAATCCTCATATTCAAACTATTAAACACTTCTTCGAAAACTTTTTGTCTGAAGCGGTCGAGTGGTTTGATGAACCTTTGGTTGATCCTTAATGATCTGATATATTTCATGAACGTGAGAGTTGATTTGAGTAGAAGATAATATGGATTTCTTGAGTGCTCAAAGTCATGTCTCCGAGAATGGAAGCTTGAGTGCGAGAGAGCAAAGATAAAGGTAATACATTCAAAGTTCTTTTTCTCGGTAGCATCCACTATTTATAGTGACCCACTATTTATAGTGGCTTTGGCAATATTGATCCGTTCAACATTCAACTATAAGCTCATAAATGCAAAAACACTGTTGTCGCAATCTTTTTTTAATAGATAGTACATTTCAATTAATGGGAGATTTGGATGTTTCAAATATGGGAAGAAACGGTCACAAACAGCCACTGTGAATAGTCTCAGAGATGTGCAATTTGGGAAAGGACCATGCTACATGTACAAATTGAATTACAAGTTGGTTTATAAATTGCATTTATAATTACAAAACTATCCTCCAtacatttttgaaagattttttccaaataaagtgTAGGGATAATTTTGTCAAGTCAATTGTATTTTGTAACCCAACTTGTAATCTCATTTGTACATATAGCATTTTCCTTCGGGAAAACATTCTGATTTTCGGATTCCTTGTTGGTTGTGCATGGATTGTCAACCAGCTTCTCTGATAAAGTATGTGAAGTGTTCTTTGTAAGACGCATAGCTTGAATCAAAAGAAATCTTCATTCAACtattttcaaataaacattGAAAAGGTGAACAGTTGATTATGTTGTTTGTGCTTGGGAGGTCGTGTAGATCTTCTTAGAGCCTTGAGCGGTTGAATAGTACCTTAACTTCTTGAGACCGGTTGAGATCTACTTTTGATTCTCTTTGACGGTCAAATACATGAAATACATGTTAAGACAACTTGATCTACAACAACGAAATATTATTTGTCATCAACAAAATTATACACACATGAAAGTTCCACGAATTATTTCAAGACTGAGTACATGTGAAATAATATAGACGAGTTTATAttgattcaaaattttcatttggGAGAGAAAGCATACATCGTCCAGTTGTTTTCCCGTCTAGGACAATATCACTACAAAAAACCATTGATTTAGCtacgatttttaaaaaaaacgtggTTCAATATCCACGGTTTGAAACTACCGTGgttaatttagccacggttttagaaaaccgtggttaattaaCCACGGGTTTTTCAAACCGTGGCTATTTAACCACgattttaaaaaaccgtggttgAATAACCACGGTTTTCTATAAATCGTGGCCAATTTAGTCACGGTTTTTTcaaaaccgtggctaatttaaccacggttttttaaacCGTGATTGATTAACCACAGTTTTCTTTAAACCGTGGCTACCGTGGctaaatttagccacggtttttatggttatataaatattagaatagttatatatgagttttgtattatatcatgagattttgtattgaatttaaTCAATTTATCCTTAGATTTTGATAAATATAATTTCTTTTACTGAATTTTTGGTGTGTATATACCTGTAGCATGCCTcacttaaataataataaaactagctcaataaataaatcatatacataagtaaatataatttaatatattataaaaaaataaatatctatttttatatttaatcaagggaaaatgattattttttactattaacttatttattttttggttttggtcaacggagttttgaaattttggtttgggtaaaataatattattttattatatatttagaaatttttttaatatatattatatttgaatatataatttatctatTGAGATATAtttgtattaattaataattctaaaattttaataCAAAGGTGTGATTCTTATTTAccctaaataatttttaaattaatatagtatttttttaaataaaattactttgaaaataaaaatctgtaGCCAATTGAATTTTAGTAATCATAGATGGAATTAAAAGCgaggataattttttttttctttttagatCATGTACCAATGATCATGAAGTCATtcacaataatatatagtttGTGTATCGTATCCCGAAATATTTGACACCTATGCCAAATtaatttgtttgaattttttcttgaacaaaataaattaatctcAACATATTGGTGCAATCTTCGTGAATAGCAGGTTGGATATGAATCATATTTTAATTACTATTTTCATTCATtttcattgaaatatttgacaccTATGCcaaattaatttgttttattaaaaaatatttaaatacagCTAAAAGACTAAAATAGATGGTTTAAGATCAACATATTGGTGCAATTCGTGAATAGCAGGTTGGatataaatcatataataatTACCATTTTCAGTGAAATATTTGACACCTATATATCCCAAAATTaacttgttttaaaaaaaattaaaaacagcTAAAATAGATTTATTATTTCGCTTATCACACATGGGATGGGTTTAGATTCAAAAGTAAATTATGGTTCACgaacaaaattaaatttatataatattttaattggTTTGCATGGTACTATATTTTATAATGTTATAAAATTTTGGCAATATATAGGACACTTTAGTGAAGGATGTCCATAACTGAAGCAATCATAGgataacaattttttttgtattaattctTGATGTTTGTTGTAGATGATTATCCCAGAAAATGGTGAATTTTTTCTTGAACAAAGTAAGTTAATCTCAACATATTGGTTCAATATTCATGAATAGGATAACATTAATTTTGTTTGGTCTATATTCTTGATGTTTGTTGATGGTTATCCCAGAAAATGGGATGGATGAATTAATTAGTGAAAAGCATCCCCGGAATGGAGGGTCTCCGATCCTAAGATGCCGCGATCTTCCGAGCTTTTGTCGCGTGGATAATACAAATGACCCGAGCCTTTGGGGTGTGATTACCTTGACAAGGCAAACTGTGCGAGAAAAAGCAGTCATTTTGAACACTTTCGAAGATCTAGAGCAACCTGTGTTATCAAATATTCGAGACCACATGCCAAGACTCTACACCATCGGGCCAGGCAGCGCGCACTTGAAGACGGATTCATCGACTCCTTCGGGCAGCCTATGGGCCGAAGATCGAAgttgcatcaattggttgaATTCACAGAAGCCAAAGTCAGTGATTTATGTCAGCTTCGGGAGCATAACCACGGTGACAAGAGAGCAACTACTCGAGTTTTGGCACGGACTAGTAAACAGCAAGCGGAGATTCTTATGGGTGATGAGGCCGGATTCTATAATGGGGAAAGACGGGGACCAAATCCCAGCTGAATTGGAAAAGGGTACTAATGAAAATGGTTACATGTTGGAATGGGCGCCGCAGGAGGAGGTGTTAGAGTAGATGTCATGCAAGCCAAATGTTGGTCAAagattttattgactcaagtgtaataacaatctttattttaatataa comes from Henckelia pumila isolate YLH828 chromosome 4, ASM3356847v2, whole genome shotgun sequence and encodes:
- the LOC140865929 gene encoding 7-deoxyloganetic acid glucosyltransferase-like, producing MDELISEKHPRNGGSPILRCRDLPSFCRVDNTNDPSLWGVITLTRQTVREKAVILNTFEDLEQPVLSNIRDHMPRLYTIGPGSAHLKTDSSTPSGSLWAEDRSCINWLNSQKPKSVIYVSFGSITTVTREQLLEFWHGLVNSKRRFLWVMRPDSIMGKDGDQIPAELEKGTNENGYMLEWAPQEEVLE